Genomic DNA from Pongo pygmaeus isolate AG05252 chromosome 16, NHGRI_mPonPyg2-v2.0_pri, whole genome shotgun sequence:
agataactaaaattgAAGGTGGTCTTGAACTGGAGAGTACAGGCTCTGCCCAATAGGGCCCTAGCTGATGGGTTTTAATTTGAGGAACATAAGTCCAATATTGTCAGATCTTCCTATTTTTCAACAGAAGAAATCTGGAATTATGTGACATTCCCCAATTTTTGAATGCTagcaactaattttttaaaaaaataataggtaCTGGCCAATCGTGTGGCTATGGGTCAGATTTAACTCAGGTTCGCTAGTTCACAACTTCTTTGGACTAATTCatcattataaattatatttcctcCCTATTTTTttcaggaggagggagaaaaagaatgaagtgaaaAAAGTATGCATTTTATAACTGCCTTGGGCTGTTGGTCATTCTTGCTGAATAACTGtttcattatataaattatgAATATTGCACTGTGAAACATTCTACATCAGTTTTCTCCCCTTTTCAACACAATATAGCTGTTTTTTGCCTGATATAAATACTTGTGATAATAATGAAGTGTGTTTactcaacaaaatattttgtgGGGTTCATGTTAGGCATAAAGAGGGTTTGAAGAAGAAACTTAGAGTTTAGCTGGGAACAGAGTTGTGTACCAGTGAAGTATTTGAGTAATGGTACAATTAAGTGCCCCAAAAGAGTGGTACAAGCAGCTTCCTTAGGAATATAGAGTAGAAGAGGCTTGAGGTGGTCAGAAAGGTGCCCAGAAGAAATAGAATTTAAGCTGATTTCCTGAAATAGATAGGATTATTACAAGCAGAGTACAAAGGTAGACGGGATATATTAAAAAAAGCGCAATATGAGCTAGAGGCTTGTTTCCAAGAGTGAGCATGATTTGTTTCAAACAGATGGAAGCAAAAGACCCTCTGCTTTTAGGAAGAATAGAGTAAGAACGGTTATCAAAACTTTGCTGTATGCCACACACTATTTGGATGCTTTTCATATGCATTATTTAATCTGGTTAGATAAATGATGTAAGTGCCCTCTTAGAGAGTTGAAACCAGGGAAATTTAGTAACAAGTCCAAGCTTTTACAGGTAATAAAATGGCAAAGCTGGGATTCCAGCTGCTGCCGACCTGACTCCAAGCCCATTCTGTTTACATACAGCATAGTTTCTAGGGAAATTAGGCTGCTCGGGTTAAATTATGTGAAGCACGAATGCTAGGTTGAGTACTCCTCTCTGGGACAATTATTATACAAACTAAAACCGAAGTAATATAATGAGAACTGGGTGTTTTAGGAGAATTTCAATAAATGTATTAGGAGGAGGGGCAGTAAACTGTTAAAAATAACCCAGGTATGACAAGCAATGAGAACCACAGTTGGGatggaaaataaaaggatgaaacatttcaaaataaaaattattggaaCAGGTGACTTACCTTTAGGGAAGGAAGCACAGGAAAGTAGGTTTAATTGACATATGTGTGCTGTTATAATTGAGTTTATGTTGCCATCATTACTATTCTTTTGTCAGAATTTTAATAATTGGTAATGAATTTTCTTTACAGTCTTAAAGCATTTAATCTTGAATTTTTAATCCTGCTAAGAACTTCCTAGGTAAAAAgacataaaggaaaaacaaattttttcaaGAGCATGGTTTTAGCTAATTAAAGCTGCATAATATGTTaacattgaataaataaatggaatttaaaatgtatacttaAATGAAAGTAATAAGAATTAATGCTCAGAAAATTATAGGTTTTCAGGGATATGGTGGACTTCGAcagttctcttttttgttgttggttttgttttgttttgttttgttttgttttgttttttagatcaAAAGACACTGACTTAGCTGCTTACCAGATCggggaacttgggcaagttactaagTCTTTTtgagtatcatttttttttttgtttttaaaatagggaTATCAACAGCACCAACATCATAGGGTtcttgagaggattaaatgagatataaataaaacaataaaaagagttcctggcacatagtaaactcTGAATAACTGTTAAGTATTGTCTGGGATGTTAGAGGGAGTAATAGGTTGGGGATTTGACTACGAATGTTATGAACAGTCAAAAGTCACATTTTATGAATTCTCTTCAATTCATAGGCTTTTGTTTATTATACCATgctaatcatttttaaagtatctgGTAGAGTGATCTTACTCTCTGTCTCTGGATTTGTGGTTTTATAATTCCACAATGCAGCAGTTAAGGAATTGTTCTGCCTTTTCTCCCCTTATCCCTTTTCCTCCCTGATTATTTGAATGCCAGACTGATTGCCCCAAAAAGGTATAGTAGCAAAGGGAGGGAGTCAGGACTTCCAGTTTCTTCATAGCTACCCCATCtatgccattacacattcagaTAAACTAAATTACCCTTTTATGGTTTTTCGTCTTTTTCAGTCTTTCTGACTCTTCATGTAAAGGTACATTTTATGGCCTAACGATTAATAAGTAAgactgatacttttttttttaagaatcctTTGAGAAACCCTTTGTGCCTCTTGAGTTATGAAAATCATTGTTAATTTGATGCCGTGCAGGCAGTTTGACTTGGGAAAATTGGTAGTGTTAcatgttttcaaactttaatCTTAATGTTTTGAAGTAATTGTAATGAAAAGCTTAGTGGTCATATTGTACTTTCATCTATGACTTTTTACTTGAGTTTTTATGGAAAtatgatatttatctttttactgTTTGGTTGCTAGCCATATATTTACCAGTATCATTGGGAGAGTTCCTTTAATTCCTCTCTTATACTTTAATGTTGTTAATAAGCGGTATAGCATAGTTGGTGGTTTAGACCCgagtttctcagtcttttttctctattttttccctAACGAgcctttttaggtttttttttttttttttttttttccttaagtggTCCCCACTTCCAGAAGATTTTAACTCCAGGGAGATATTGCAGGtctgtttatgtattttatgtatatctGTGTTTTATACAAGAGTAAGGGTTTTTGTGACCCTTTTCTCCAAAAATCAGTGTTTTCCCCCTTGAGGGGCAAACTGTCTATACTGAGAGTGCACGTTTTATAAGCAGTGGATTCTCAAAATTTTGGTGTAAATATCCCGAAGGGCTTTTGTGTATGAGAGTTATATCTAGTGaaatcatattaaaaattaaagctgagaaaatgttttaagtactagtttatttttaaatattttatgaaaaaaaaccACTTTCCTCTCCCCCACACTTGTTAATGAGAAGAGTGGCATTGTTAACACATttttgcagattttttaaaagtctgcctTAATAGCAAGATTCTAGTAGTTGCTTTGGCATTCAATCTGTTAAGGtgttataaagaaaatctggGCTCATATGTATttggaaagaatattttaataacattatcAGATAATAGAGGTTCTTTGATATTACACTAAAACTTGACGATAGTTTCTTAAAGGATAGTTGCAGTGTGAAATTGAAACCATACAAAACAAGCTTGTTCAATCTGTggtccaacacaaattcataaactttcttaaaacattatttatatatttatttattttagttcatCCCCTGTCGttagtattagtgtattttatgtgtggcctaagACAATTATTCTTgcactgtggcccagggaagccgaAAGATTGGACACCCCGATATAAAACTTTTTGTCTTGTTAAATTAAAATTCACTGGCTTTTCACTTTGAATGGATCTTCTGTTGATGAGTAACTTCTTACTGTTTCTTGCTAAGCAACCAACATTGGTTGCTTAGAAAATACTGATTCAGTGTCTTATGATGATATTTCAAATATTGAAATAGTAGCAACTAATCACATTTCATTAATATCACCATGAATCTTATCAGAAACTCTCAGAATACTGGAGATGCTTGTCAAGGTTTTTTTCACTTGACTGTTGTCTTTGATAACAAATAATATTAGATGTTTGAAGTGATGAGTgcactttgttcattttcaaaaatgtctactgaatactcttttttttttttttttgagacggagtcttgctctgttgcccaggctggagtgcagtggcacgatcttggctcattgcaagctctgcccgctgagttcatgccattctcctgcctcagcctcctgaggagctgggattacaggctcctgccgctatgcctggctgattttttgtatttttagtagagatggggtttcactgtgttagccaggatggcctctatctcctgaccttgtgatcctcccgccttggcctcccaaagtgctggtattacaggcatgagccaccgtgcccagtctgaATACTCAAGTCTCAATAACCAGTTTATTAGTCATTCTTTCAAATAAGAAACGTGTTCCATGAAAAAGGCAATTCAGTCAGCTCACAACTCAAACAATTACACAGTGCTTTTTCTTCAGTCTTCATACTTCTTTACACAACAGGAGTGCTTCATGCATGCTTCCTGGTTTGTCATGTAAAATGTTAAGATGTGTATTCAGGGTCAAGATTtagtaaaattaataatttttactgtgAGAGCATGGTGATGAAGAGTTGACTACTAGTACAGTTGGGTGCCACTGCTTTGATTTGGCTCCTTGATAAGGCTTCAGctatttttttccccccacaatTGCTATAGCAGCATTTGTGCTCATGTccatatggtgaaaaaggcaaatataaactcactagtattattatgaaaacaaTTTTGACCTCTATAGGGGTATGTGAACCATACTTTGAGAATCATTGACGACTTAATAAGtgatagagctgggattcaaTCCAGGTATTgaattgagtgtgtgtgtgtgtgtgtgtgtgtatgtatgtatatacgtatatgcatacatatgtgtacatactatatatacgtgtatgtatatatacacacatatatatatagaatcccagctccatcacttatttatttatttatttatttatttatttatttatttatttatttatttatttttgagacggagtctcgctctgttgcccaggctggagtgcagtggtgcgatcccggctcactgcaacctctgcctcccaggttcaagcgattctcctgcctcagcctcccaagtagctgggactacaggcacacgctgccacacatggctaattttcttgtatttttagtagagatggggtttcaccatgttagccaggatggtctctatctcctgaccttgtgagccacggtgcccggcctccATCACTTATTAATTAGCTACATGACCTTGAGcaattaccctgataccaaaatcagattaacataaaagaaagaaagctgcaGACCAGTATTCTtcataaaataggcaaaaaagGGGAAAAACCCAAAAATATTTGACATTAGCATTTCTATACTgtgattgttatttttttaatgtgatatgtgtgtgtatgtgtatatatatatgtatatgtatatatatgtatatgtacaggGCTGTAGAAGAAAGAGGGTTCTAAAGTagcatttataaaaagaaaggtgGCAAAGATGGGATTCTGAAATGACTTGTCGTTATGGAATAAGAAAGATGCTTGCCAAAATCCCAAATTATGTTCATAGGCTAAAGGTTTAACTATACTCAAAagttttaggacttttttttttaaaggcagatgCTAAGCCTGCATCATAATTCAGTCAAGTGCATTATTGCTCTTGGTTCTGAAATATGTATAAATCCTCACTACCCGTCAACAGTCTTCAGATAATGTAGGGGAAGAGAAATCCAGTTGGTAACAGTAAACTGTGAATGCTTTCCTTGGGTGTTTACCAGTTCAAGGAAATTTCAGTGGCAAaacattttccttctttggttAGTCTCATTCTTCATGATCTTTGAAATAGACTCATctgtaatatatatacacccatttCGGAATAACCTTCACTTAGGagattgttgttttttaataagaaagAGAGTCCGTTAGTACCTTCTGTCATGTTATTCATGACAAAGAACCAGTTGCTTTATGGGAGAAATGGCACATGGGGTTCTTCCATCTGCTGTAATTGATTATTGCTTTCGTGTGGTTCCCAAACAATTCCCTCAGTCCCAGCATCACTTGGCTGTCTGACTAATGCCTCTGTCTTGttagtttttagtattttttagttataaatacttaaaaaaataaaaatttccaccAATTATGCAAgtaatatcttcattttagaaaattttaaaagtaaaggtACAAATCGGAAAAACACTAGCTTCACCATCCTGGGATATGCTCATTACTGTCCTTTTTGATGATTAATGGGtgctccttttttcctaattggcAAAATATTGTATATGCATTTCATATTGTGCCTTTTCATTTATTATCAGTATTTCCCTCAAtcaaaaagtattctaaaatatttttaatgactgcataacTCTTGTCATTTATATatcatgcttttttaaaaaaactacatatattCTAATGTTATTGTCAgtttatgaaaattataaataacgCTGTGAAGCACATCCgttatattttattattcgtTTTCTGATTATACTCTAGTCATTTTGTTGAAGACCCTTAAAGGGGAATGACTGGTTCAGATAGCAATATGTGTCTTTTACAGGGTTCTTGAAGTGAATTGCTAACTTGCTTTCCAAAAAGATTGAAccaatttattatcattttacaaGCATTCAGCCCAGTTCTCCATATCTTCACCAGAAATGATACTATGTGAAATgcttttaaaacagaataaataacaCACATTAGCACATGAACTTCCAGCAAAAGTTTAAATGCTTAGAAATTAGATAGTATAACATACATCAAAACTTACAATGTGTATCTCTTATTACTAGGAGGGTCCAAACTGAGCTAGACTTAATAAGTTATCCTTAACCTTCTGGGGGTAGGGTCTTCAAAACAGATTTCTTTCTCTAGGAGTTCTTTATACTTTCTGAGCCTGTACAGACTTGCTTATGTAGAGTGGGTTGGAGATAAAAAGTTCAGTGTGTGTCcttttggtttttatattttcctctcctttttagcCCTATGTCTTGGGACAGTTATGTAGAATAGTTTGAtatatgtgggtttttttctttatcatataAAAGCAGTTTTGGATAATGTGTGATTGGAAGTTATGTGTCTGAGTTCTTTgctaattttatgtaaatttcagGTGTGCAACTGAGGAACATGGCTCAAGAAACTAATCACAGCCAAGTGCCTATGCTTTGTTCCACTGGCTGTGGATTTTATGGAAACCCTCGTACAAATGGCATGTGTTCAGTATGCTATAAAGAGCATCTTCAAAGACAGAATAGTAGTAATGGTAGAATAAGCCCACCTGGTAAGTAATTCTAGTAAAACCCATCTGTATTCATAATTGAAATACAAGTGGATAGTTCGGTATACCCAATACCTTTTTCTGCTCTCACATTGTATTTATATTACCATATTCATATCAGTAAAATTTCTCATTGCACATTGTGATTATAATCAGTAGTGAGGAGTTAGGAATGAGTATCATCACTCATTGAAAATACTGTAAATTCATAACATAATCTTATTTCTGTGGCTGTGGAATTCTATTACTTTATTAAAATAGAGGAGACACCTCAAGTATCttggaaagtaagggaagagagtGATAAAAGAACCTTTGTTCTTTTATCTGATGTGACTTTTACAGCTCAAGTAGTTGTTGAAGGAAGGAGTGGATTATTGATAACCACAGCTCAGTGGACTTGAGAGGAAGCTTTACTCCATTAGGAAGGAGGGGTATCATGGATTAACTCATAGTAAGGGATGTTCAACCCCAGTTCACTAGGGTTTTTTATGCCTTTTTGTGTCAAAGGATATTCTTGGAATTGAGGTGGTCTTTTGTTTCAGTAGTTGTGTAAGAAGGATCATGAGGATTCCAAGTATAAGCTTTGCAAAAAGGAAGTGTTTAGTGTATTCATTTAGGATAGATCTCATGTAGGTTAATGCCTGCATGTATAGATATTTATGGTTAATGAAAGTGTAGGCTGTTACTTAGTTCATTTAATATTGTGTATGAGATCTTGTCTGTTTCTGTTCAAGCCAAAACCTACAACCATTTAACCAAAACTCCAAATTTTCTTAAGGCTAAGATCAAATGagtataaattgttttaaaattaaatcatcaTCTACATTTATAACTTAATGTACTGAGCATAGATTTTAATTCTGAACCTGTATTCTTCACTGCTGTGTCATCTTATTTAAATATCTCATTTGTACTCTAGTACTTGGAAGATGTTTTTGAATTAAAGCATTTGGGCTTGGGTGCTATTCAGTCCTAAGAAATAGGAGTTtattaatgtatacaatttgtaGATGGTTTCCTTCTTGgtttaaaattaacatatttttcacTGGCAAACCATTGaaaaatttttaactaaaaataatgAACCAACATActacatattaaaagaaaatctctATACTGTGTTCTGTGGAAAatggattttgattttttgattctCTGCTGAGAATATAGAATCACTAATACGAAATGTGGTACTGTTACAGCAACCTCTGTCAGTAGTCTGTCTGAATCTTTACCAGTTCAATGCACAGATGGCAGTGTCCCAGAAGCCCAGTCAACATTAGACTCTACATCTTCATCTATGCAGCCCAGGTAAGATGCAACCCAGATCTCTGAATTCTAATGGGAATGCTAATAAAGACTAAAGAGTATATTCTGTGTTTGATTAATAAGGAAAACTACGTAAAGCTACTTTTAGATTAACTGGCCTAAAATTTTATCTGTCTGATTATAACTAGTTAGAAAAAGTGATTTCTTGCTTTTACCTTGAGGGATCAGGGGTTATCGTTTAAGTcttagatttctttttcaggcatctttttctttctcataataTATCCTGACCTACTCCTGAAGTCCTTTGGAagcatgttaagtgaaatgttaGTCTTATTCTGCAAGTATTACTAccttgtattaaaaaaatacagtcttGTCACACATTATCTTTGTTTAATATGATGTAGTACtcatatttgtttatattgtaatgtgtatatatatattttttaactctgAAGTCACATCATTTAGAAGCCTGCATACAGCAATActggtttcatttttattctgcttttaggAACCAATATATTAAGTTCCTACACTGTGGTTCCTTTTTTCCAATTCACTATAGGAGATGTTCAGTTTTGCTATGCCAGAATATCATTTACAGCTTTGTCTTAGGGTTCTTTAAGCATGTCTTTATCATGCTAGTTTTCATTTAGTGAATTCATGTGGTACTTGAAATacacaaaggacataaacactGTTGCTTTGTTTCCAAGGCAGTAAAATTCTGGTCCAAATTGGTCTCTAGTTTTAAAGCTCTATGATTATGtttaagttattaaaaaaaagtatgtctGTGTTCTCATCTTAATCATCTACTTAGATATGCTGAACTCTTACTATGTCACATTAGTTAATATTCATGTGTAGAGATcaccttttaaaatgaaatattttgcttttctagCCCTGTATCAAATCAGTCACTTTTATCAGAATCTGTAGCATCTTCTCAATTGGACAGTACATCTGTGGACAAAGCAGTACCTGAAACAGAAGATCTGCAGGGTTTGTATATGAACTagcatgtattttgttatttgaGTATTATAGGCCAGACGCTATCCTAGGTGCATgtataaaaaaattgccaacttaaaatacatatttttctgttttccttatgaACACAATACTTTATATCTTTAAGTATTTAATTAACATGTTGGGGAGCCATTTCACACTTACATGTAATTTTATCATCAGCATAAACGTTGCAAATTCAAAAT
This window encodes:
- the ZFAND6 gene encoding AN1-type zinc finger protein 6 produces the protein MAQETNHSQVPMLCSTGCGFYGNPRTNGMCSVCYKEHLQRQNSSNGRISPPATSVSSLSESLPVQCTDGSVPEAQSTLDSTSSSMQPSPVSNQSLLSESVASSQLDSTSVDKAVPETEDLQASVSDTAQQPSEEQSKSLEKPKQKKNRCFMCRKKVGLTGFECRCGNVYCGVHRYSDVHNCSYNYKADAAEKIRKENPVVVGEKIQKI